Proteins from a genomic interval of Pelagicoccus enzymogenes:
- the prmC gene encoding peptide chain release factor N(5)-glutamine methyltransferase, which yields MPEMLTVLDVVQRSAAFLESKGVESARLNAEWLIASALGMDRMKLYLQFDRPLKESELADMRSKVARRAKREPLQYILGSTPFHELDLKVDRRALIPRPETEQLVELALGSFGENDVAYRIVDLGTGSGAIALALAFALPRAELFAVDASREALELAQENALGCGLQNRVTFILSDWFSDFDVEGEFDLIVSNPPYLTEEEMGSAEPEVKDYEPHSALFAEKKGLSDLEKIVQGSFERLRAGGVLWLETGVKHRQPLADLCQSLGYASVEGVDDWSGRPRFVKAVK from the coding sequence ATGCCTGAAATGTTGACAGTGCTGGATGTGGTCCAGCGCAGCGCTGCCTTCCTCGAGAGCAAGGGAGTGGAAAGCGCTCGCCTCAACGCGGAGTGGCTGATCGCTTCCGCCTTGGGCATGGATCGCATGAAGCTTTACTTGCAGTTCGACCGTCCGCTCAAGGAGTCCGAGCTGGCTGACATGCGTTCCAAGGTGGCGCGTCGAGCGAAACGCGAGCCCTTGCAGTACATTCTTGGGAGCACGCCCTTCCACGAACTCGATCTCAAGGTCGATCGCCGCGCTTTGATTCCGCGTCCGGAAACGGAGCAGCTAGTCGAGCTGGCCCTCGGCTCTTTTGGGGAAAACGACGTCGCCTACCGTATCGTAGATTTGGGCACGGGGAGCGGGGCGATTGCTTTAGCTTTGGCTTTCGCATTGCCGCGAGCGGAACTTTTCGCTGTGGACGCGAGTCGCGAGGCTTTGGAGCTCGCCCAAGAAAACGCCCTAGGCTGCGGCTTGCAGAACCGGGTAACCTTCATTTTGTCGGATTGGTTTTCCGATTTCGATGTCGAAGGCGAATTCGACCTGATCGTTTCCAATCCGCCCTACCTCACCGAAGAGGAAATGGGGTCGGCGGAGCCCGAGGTTAAGGACTACGAGCCGCATTCCGCGCTTTTTGCGGAAAAGAAGGGCTTGTCGGATCTGGAGAAGATCGTGCAGGGAAGCTTCGAACGCTTGAGGGCGGGTGGCGTCTTGTGGCTGGAGACCGGGGTCAAGCATCGGCAGCCGCTGGCGGACCTTTGCCAGTCCTTGGGCTATGCCTCGGTCGAAGGCGTGGACGACTGGAGCGGTCGCCCTCGATTCGTGAAGGCTGTGAAGTAG
- the prfA gene encoding peptide chain release factor 1: MAIKLPEISPFKRRVEEIDAMMNEPDFYSDARRSAALSREHMKLRQLIEDYAALEKAKTDLADNQEMLDDDSADDELKELAEMEIPELEEKIEKLEEKILAAMIPPDETDSRNTIVEIRAGAGGDEASLFAADLYRMYSRLAERRGWRVEQMSASESGIDGFKEVIFSISGEEVYKTLKLESGVHRVQRVPETESQGRIHTSTVTVAVLPEAEEVDVEINPQDLEITATRASGAGGQHVNTTDSAINIVHKPTGITVYCADERSQIKNRAKAMKVLYSRILQMKQEEERAKYAENRKKQVGTGDRSERIRTYNFPQSRLTDHRIGLTVHSLPAVMEGDMDEILETLENEDMRLKIEALMSSTQSK; encoded by the coding sequence ATGGCTATCAAGCTTCCAGAAATTTCCCCTTTCAAGAGGCGCGTCGAAGAAATCGACGCGATGATGAACGAACCTGACTTCTACAGCGACGCCCGCCGTTCTGCAGCTCTCTCCCGCGAGCACATGAAGCTGCGCCAGCTGATCGAGGACTATGCGGCTCTCGAGAAGGCGAAGACGGACTTGGCGGACAATCAGGAAATGCTGGATGACGACTCCGCTGACGACGAGTTGAAGGAGCTGGCGGAGATGGAGATCCCCGAGCTGGAGGAAAAGATCGAGAAGCTGGAGGAAAAGATCCTGGCGGCCATGATCCCGCCGGACGAGACGGATTCGCGCAATACGATCGTGGAAATCCGAGCTGGAGCGGGGGGCGACGAAGCGTCGCTTTTCGCGGCTGACTTGTACCGCATGTACTCGCGTTTGGCGGAACGTCGCGGTTGGCGCGTGGAGCAGATGAGCGCCAGCGAAAGCGGCATCGACGGTTTCAAGGAAGTGATCTTTTCGATCAGCGGCGAGGAGGTTTACAAGACACTCAAGCTAGAAAGCGGCGTGCACCGCGTGCAGCGCGTTCCGGAAACCGAGTCCCAAGGCCGTATCCACACCTCGACCGTGACGGTCGCGGTCTTGCCGGAAGCGGAGGAAGTGGACGTGGAAATCAACCCGCAGGATTTGGAAATCACCGCGACTCGCGCCAGTGGAGCGGGCGGACAGCACGTTAACACGACCGACTCCGCCATCAACATCGTGCACAAGCCTACCGGAATCACCGTTTATTGCGCGGACGAACGTTCGCAGATCAAGAATCGGGCCAAGGCTATGAAAGTTCTCTACTCGCGCATATTGCAGATGAAGCAGGAGGAGGAGAGGGCCAAGTACGCGGAGAATCGCAAGAAGCAGGTTGGCACGGGAGACCGCAGCGAGCGCATCCGTACCTACAACTTTCCCCAGAGCCGTCTCACCGACCATCGTATCGGACTGACGGTGCACAGCTTGCCTGCGGTGATGGAAGGCGATATGGACGAGATCCTGGAAACCTTGGAGAACGAGGACATGCGCCTGAAGATTGAAGCTTTGATGAGCAGCACGCAGTCCAAGTAG
- a CDS encoding HAD family hydrolase: MSASYSTQNKIAIVWDFDKTLIPGYMQQPIFEKFEIDEPLFWEEVNTMAERYKQRGYTVSGESVYLNHILTYARAGKMPGLNNKMLRQLGKEIVFYEGLPHFFEELRELTRSRPEYVRHDIQLEHYIVTTGLAEMVRGSAIAPYVDGIWGSEFIENPLQPGYLDQDDLEIESEDIISQIGTMIDNTTKTRALFEINKGANKNETIDVNAKMAAEDRRIPFQNMIYIADGPSDVPSFSVIRKFGGKAYAVYKPGNDAEFEQNDVLLQTDRIHAYGPARYSSESNTSMWLRMHVHKICQRIVTDREAYLTQRVAKPPKHLKDEAAPLPEDQLEQDTLDLD, encoded by the coding sequence GTGTCCGCCTCCTACTCCACCCAAAACAAAATCGCCATCGTCTGGGATTTCGACAAGACTCTCATCCCCGGCTACATGCAGCAGCCGATCTTCGAAAAGTTCGAGATCGACGAGCCCCTCTTCTGGGAGGAAGTCAACACCATGGCCGAGCGCTACAAGCAGCGCGGCTACACGGTTTCCGGCGAAAGCGTCTACCTCAACCACATCCTCACCTACGCCCGCGCCGGCAAGATGCCCGGCCTCAACAACAAGATGCTACGCCAGCTGGGCAAGGAAATCGTCTTCTACGAAGGCCTGCCCCATTTTTTCGAGGAGCTGCGCGAGCTCACCCGCTCCCGTCCCGAATACGTTCGCCACGACATCCAGCTCGAACACTACATCGTCACCACCGGCCTCGCCGAGATGGTACGCGGCTCCGCCATCGCCCCCTACGTCGACGGCATCTGGGGCAGCGAATTCATCGAAAACCCGCTCCAGCCCGGCTACCTCGACCAGGACGACCTCGAGATCGAGTCCGAGGACATCATCAGCCAAATCGGCACCATGATCGACAACACCACCAAGACGCGGGCCCTCTTCGAGATCAACAAAGGCGCCAACAAGAACGAGACCATCGACGTCAACGCCAAGATGGCCGCGGAAGACCGACGCATCCCCTTCCAAAACATGATCTACATCGCCGACGGTCCCAGCGACGTGCCCAGCTTCTCCGTCATCCGCAAATTCGGCGGCAAGGCCTACGCCGTCTACAAGCCCGGCAACGACGCCGAGTTCGAGCAAAACGACGTCCTGCTGCAAACCGACCGCATCCATGCCTACGGCCCCGCCCGCTACTCCTCCGAGTCCAACACCTCCATGTGGCTGCGCATGCACGTGCACAAGATCTGCCAACGCATCGTCACCGACCGCGAGGCCTACCTCACCCAACGCGTCGCCAAGCCCCCCAAGCACCTCAAAGACGAAGCCGCCCCCCTCCCCGAAGACCAGCTCGAGCAAGACACCCTCGACCTCGATTGA
- a CDS encoding ABC transporter ATP-binding protein produces the protein MVTVDRLVKDYGTLRAVDGVSFTINKGDILGFLGPNGAGKSTTMKMITGFLTPTAGTATVDGFDVAKDPIEVKKRIGYLPESSAAYPEMTVVEFLTYVAEARGITDKDQLNARLADVIVKCHLDSVKYRAIENLSKGYRQRVGVAQAIIHDPKVLILDEPTDGLDPNQKHEVRKLIQAMSKDKAIVLSTHILEEVEAICNRVIIIDQGKVLVDETPAEFKARKPGATIDEVFRELTNKTILA, from the coding sequence ATGGTAACTGTAGATCGACTCGTTAAGGACTACGGAACGCTGCGAGCAGTCGACGGCGTATCCTTCACCATCAACAAAGGCGACATCCTCGGCTTTCTCGGCCCCAACGGAGCCGGCAAGTCCACCACCATGAAGATGATCACCGGCTTCCTCACCCCCACCGCCGGCACCGCCACCGTCGACGGCTTCGACGTCGCCAAGGACCCCATCGAGGTCAAGAAGCGCATCGGCTACCTGCCCGAGTCCAGCGCCGCGTATCCAGAAATGACTGTCGTCGAGTTCCTCACCTACGTAGCCGAGGCCCGAGGCATCACCGACAAGGACCAGCTCAACGCCCGCCTAGCCGACGTCATCGTCAAGTGCCACCTCGACTCCGTAAAGTACCGGGCCATCGAAAACCTCTCCAAAGGCTACCGCCAACGTGTCGGCGTCGCCCAAGCCATCATCCACGACCCCAAGGTACTCATCCTCGACGAGCCCACCGACGGTCTCGACCCCAACCAGAAGCATGAAGTGAGAAAGCTGATACAGGCCATGTCGAAAGACAAAGCCATCGTGCTCTCCACCCACATCCTCGAAGAAGTCGAAGCCATCTGCAACCGCGTCATCATCATCGACCAAGGCAAGGTGCTCGTCGACGAGACCCCCGCGGAATTCAAGGCCCGCAAGCCCGGCGCCACCATCGACGAGGTCTTCCGCGAGCTCACCAACAAAACCATCCTCGCCTAA
- a CDS encoding ABC transporter permease subunit, translated as MPIFKKEFLGYFRSPVGYVILAVFHVMVIGLALYSGYYSRNEANLNSLFRPLPWILIVFIPAVGMRLWAEEKRSGSIELLFTLPISPRSAVVAKFLAALAFIGIGLCLTFSLALTTGYLGDPDWGVIFAGYVGALLTASAFLSITAVCSALTKNQVIAFVISVMICLFATLVGSDWLAQFLGNSAPTAVLDFLRLLSFEQHFATMSKGLIDISALSFYIVLTLACLGINMIVIER; from the coding sequence ATGCCCATCTTCAAAAAAGAATTCCTCGGCTATTTCCGTTCACCCGTCGGCTACGTCATCCTAGCCGTCTTCCACGTCATGGTCATCGGCCTCGCCCTCTACTCCGGCTACTATAGCCGCAACGAGGCCAACCTCAACAGCCTCTTCCGCCCGCTCCCCTGGATCCTCATCGTATTCATCCCCGCGGTCGGCATGCGACTCTGGGCCGAAGAAAAACGCTCCGGCTCCATCGAGCTCCTCTTCACCCTCCCCATCTCGCCGCGCTCCGCCGTGGTCGCCAAGTTCCTGGCCGCTCTCGCCTTCATTGGCATCGGCCTCTGCCTCACCTTCTCGCTCGCCCTCACCACTGGCTATCTGGGCGATCCCGACTGGGGCGTCATATTCGCTGGATACGTCGGAGCCCTCCTCACCGCCTCCGCCTTCCTATCCATCACCGCGGTCTGTTCGGCCCTGACCAAGAACCAAGTCATCGCCTTCGTCATCAGCGTCATGATCTGCCTCTTCGCCACCCTAGTCGGCTCCGACTGGCTGGCCCAGTTCCTCGGCAACTCCGCTCCCACCGCCGTGCTCGACTTCCTGCGACTGCTCAGCTTCGAGCAACACTTCGCCACCATGTCCAAAGGCCTCATCGATATCAGCGCCCTGTCCTTCTACATCGTGCTGACCCTCGCCTGCCTCGGCATCAACATGATCGTCATCGAACGCTAG
- a CDS encoding Gldg family protein, whose protein sequence is MTLSKKIFAAVLVLINFVLLHYIVSSLPIRFDFTQEGIYTLSDSTENMLAKLEEPVSVEFYSSKSIADLPAWFKNFSDRVEQMMEQYEKASGGLIKLKVIDPKPDSPEEERAIAAGLNGTELPNGDRVFLGMVVAQGETETIHPFFNWDRETFLEYDISKAIYETQLITKPRLGLITSLPLKAPPAMPMMPGQQQQQSDQIILSQLETQFEIVEVDPSESALPADLDLLALIHPKNLSEDLQYSIDQYALSGKPVFLSLDPSSVMEREQGRQQMMMGQMSQPTPSDLPELLAAWGIEYDVSQVLTDQTNSLSQGRFTQPAWLIFRNEFVNRDLLPSSELDGVLLLEAGQLKHAADATTAWEPILTTSADSGQVQSMMLQFSDPSQIGRQAEPLSEPATVAGLLTGEAQTAFPEREDDNKKSSGNITVFIIADSDFLLDQFSVQRVNFLGMQQVQKLNDNQDLANNFIEYLGGSRDLIGIRGKAGASRPFDVVQRMEAEAQKLYQAKLEVVEAELQETNQKLSQILSEQTGSGIIYATPEMEELIAENQKKQAELKSQIREIRSGLRQGIDRLGNTIGALNLLWAPLGLLAFALLFNRMRKSN, encoded by the coding sequence ATGACCCTTTCCAAAAAAATCTTCGCAGCCGTTCTCGTCTTGATCAACTTCGTGCTGCTCCACTACATCGTATCCTCTCTGCCGATACGCTTCGACTTCACGCAAGAAGGCATCTACACCCTCTCCGACAGCACCGAAAACATGCTGGCAAAGCTCGAAGAACCCGTCTCCGTCGAGTTCTACTCCTCCAAGTCCATCGCGGACCTGCCGGCCTGGTTCAAGAACTTCTCCGACCGCGTCGAGCAAATGATGGAGCAATACGAGAAAGCCTCCGGCGGCCTCATCAAGCTTAAGGTCATCGACCCCAAGCCCGACTCCCCCGAGGAGGAACGCGCCATCGCAGCCGGGCTCAACGGTACAGAGCTGCCAAACGGCGACCGCGTCTTCCTCGGCATGGTCGTAGCCCAAGGCGAAACCGAAACCATCCACCCCTTCTTCAACTGGGACCGCGAGACCTTCCTCGAGTACGACATCTCCAAGGCCATCTACGAAACCCAGCTCATCACCAAGCCACGTCTCGGCCTCATCACCTCCCTCCCGCTCAAGGCCCCGCCCGCCATGCCCATGATGCCGGGCCAACAGCAGCAACAGAGCGACCAGATCATCCTCTCCCAACTGGAAACCCAGTTCGAGATCGTCGAAGTCGACCCCAGCGAATCCGCCCTCCCCGCCGACCTCGACCTGCTCGCCCTCATCCATCCCAAGAACCTCAGCGAAGACCTCCAGTATTCGATAGACCAATACGCCCTCTCCGGCAAGCCGGTCTTCCTCTCCCTCGATCCCTCTTCCGTCATGGAGCGAGAGCAAGGTCGCCAGCAAATGATGATGGGGCAAATGAGTCAGCCCACTCCCAGCGACCTGCCCGAACTGTTGGCCGCCTGGGGTATCGAGTACGATGTCAGCCAAGTCCTCACGGACCAGACCAACTCCCTCTCCCAAGGCCGCTTCACCCAGCCCGCCTGGCTCATATTCCGCAACGAATTCGTCAACCGCGACCTGCTGCCCTCCTCCGAACTCGATGGCGTACTCCTGCTTGAAGCCGGCCAGCTTAAGCACGCCGCCGACGCTACCACAGCTTGGGAACCCATTCTCACCACCTCCGCTGACAGCGGCCAAGTGCAAAGCATGATGCTCCAGTTCTCAGACCCCAGCCAGATCGGCCGCCAAGCCGAGCCGCTCAGCGAACCCGCCACCGTAGCCGGCCTGCTCACTGGAGAAGCCCAAACCGCCTTCCCCGAACGCGAAGACGATAACAAGAAAAGCTCCGGAAACATCACTGTATTCATCATCGCTGACAGCGACTTCCTGCTCGACCAGTTCTCCGTGCAACGCGTCAACTTCCTCGGCATGCAGCAGGTCCAGAAGCTCAACGACAACCAAGACCTCGCCAACAACTTCATCGAGTACCTCGGCGGCAGCCGCGACCTCATCGGCATCCGCGGCAAGGCCGGCGCCAGCCGCCCCTTCGACGTCGTCCAACGCATGGAAGCGGAAGCCCAAAAGCTCTACCAAGCCAAGCTCGAAGTCGTCGAAGCCGAACTGCAAGAGACCAATCAAAAGCTCAGCCAAATCCTCAGCGAGCAAACCGGCTCCGGCATCATCTACGCCACTCCTGAGATGGAAGAGCTCATCGCCGAGAACCAAAAGAAGCAAGCCGAGCTCAAATCCCAAATCCGCGAGATCCGCAGCGGCCTCCGCCAAGGCATCGACCGCCTCGGCAACACCATCGGAGCCCTCAACCTCCTCTGGGCCCCGCTCGGCCTCCTCGCCTTCGCCCTCCTCTTCAACCGCATGCGCAAAAGCAACTAG
- a CDS encoding DUF4340 domain-containing protein produces MNLNKLYISTAVLAVAAGITYFIKNADSSRPEDPRIGTAIVSNDDLNKVAELELISGTESMTFLYDADASNWQLQERYDLPADTKKITDLTNQLKEAKLQRIASRKPERIADFGFGVDYINLNDASGNSVLSLDLGRETDSGKQLVRFGQEELAFIASDSFSVDGDPVSWLDKKLIDVERDAIRSATFQLENGDTLNVARESDTADWTTEDTLPEGKQLNQGAITRAINRLVSINFIRLAEHNDPEVVGAQEHSYTISYTLADDTTYTVTAGRRPEVKVEKEVETTNEEGETVTEMQEEVETPAGAVFVKISSSDAAAPINDYMGRTAFATTGTLYTAAPKELAALLADIPEPEPETEVSTEEAPE; encoded by the coding sequence ATGAATCTCAACAAACTCTACATCTCCACCGCTGTCCTCGCCGTGGCAGCAGGCATCACCTACTTCATCAAAAACGCCGATAGCTCCCGTCCCGAAGATCCCCGTATCGGAACGGCCATCGTCTCCAACGACGACCTCAACAAAGTCGCCGAGCTCGAGCTCATCAGCGGAACCGAGTCCATGACCTTCCTGTACGATGCCGACGCATCCAATTGGCAACTACAGGAGCGTTACGATCTCCCCGCCGATACCAAAAAGATCACCGACCTCACCAACCAGCTCAAGGAGGCCAAGCTCCAACGCATAGCCTCCCGCAAGCCCGAGCGCATCGCCGACTTCGGCTTCGGCGTCGACTACATCAACCTCAACGACGCCTCCGGCAACTCTGTGCTTTCGCTCGACCTCGGACGCGAAACCGACAGCGGCAAACAGCTCGTACGCTTCGGGCAAGAAGAGCTCGCCTTCATCGCCAGCGACTCCTTCTCCGTCGATGGCGACCCCGTCTCCTGGCTCGACAAAAAGCTCATCGACGTCGAACGAGACGCTATCCGCTCCGCCACCTTTCAGCTTGAGAACGGCGACACCCTCAACGTCGCCCGCGAGTCCGACACCGCCGACTGGACAACCGAAGACACGCTCCCCGAAGGCAAACAGCTCAACCAAGGAGCCATCACCCGAGCCATCAACCGACTCGTCTCCATAAACTTCATACGCCTCGCCGAGCACAACGACCCCGAAGTCGTAGGAGCCCAAGAGCACAGCTACACCATCAGCTACACGCTCGCCGACGATACCACCTACACTGTCACCGCCGGACGCCGCCCCGAGGTAAAGGTCGAAAAAGAAGTCGAAACCACCAACGAGGAAGGCGAGACCGTCACCGAGATGCAGGAAGAAGTAGAAACGCCCGCCGGAGCCGTCTTCGTCAAGATCTCCAGCAGCGACGCGGCCGCGCCCATCAACGATTACATGGGCCGCACCGCCTTCGCCACCACCGGCACCCTCTATACCGCCGCTCCGAAAGAGCTCGCCGCTCTCCTCGCCGACATCCCCGAGCCGGAGCCAGAAACCGAGGTGTCAACCGAAGAAGCCCCCGAATAG
- a CDS encoding CatB-related O-acetyltransferase, whose amino-acid sequence MNPNALYPIDGFTNTLLLKPLIADSDVSNVSAGDYSYYSNFDDPTKFLTESVLYNFGLSQTSLNIGKFCAIAHGAKFIMADANHATSGISTFPFAVFGGEWAEHLPITEYPFKAYKDIEIGDDVWIGMNATILPGVTIGSGSIIGANAVVSSDIPPYSIAVGNPAKVVKRRYAEEEIDFLLRLAWWNWSDDVLESAIPTLVKGNVKEIATFAKKHDLYH is encoded by the coding sequence ATGAATCCAAACGCCTTATATCCAATCGACGGTTTCACCAACACCCTCCTCCTGAAACCGTTAATCGCAGATAGCGACGTCAGCAACGTCTCCGCCGGCGACTACAGCTACTACAGCAACTTCGACGATCCGACAAAGTTCCTGACAGAGAGCGTGCTCTACAATTTCGGACTTTCGCAGACCTCGCTCAACATCGGGAAGTTTTGCGCCATCGCTCACGGAGCGAAGTTTATAATGGCCGACGCCAATCATGCGACCAGCGGGATCAGCACCTTCCCCTTCGCCGTATTCGGGGGAGAATGGGCCGAGCACCTGCCCATTACCGAGTATCCATTCAAAGCCTACAAAGACATAGAAATCGGCGACGACGTTTGGATCGGCATGAACGCCACCATCTTGCCTGGCGTCACCATTGGCAGCGGATCCATTATCGGAGCAAACGCAGTCGTATCTTCTGACATCCCGCCCTACTCCATCGCTGTCGGAAACCCGGCAAAAGTCGTCAAAAGAAGATACGCCGAGGAAGAGATCGATTTCCTTCTTAGACTAGCTTGGTGGAATTGGAGCGACGACGTCCTCGAATCGGCGATCCCCACCCTAGTCAAAGGCAACGTCAAAGAAATCGCTACGTTCGCCAAAAAGCACGACTTGTATCATTAA
- a CDS encoding flotillin-like FloA family protein, whose translation MHGPTSNMNLYLKERLNMSLRGSPASKLIKAFQKSQSHKLGLSLSQLESQYLAGGDPFAIVDLLVQAREDRIELEWYGACAIDLATKHTADSLALALAGAKTSRRFTLEAELSSAGKRPWRLEAIVTHRVNLARYVGGADLAVLKERISKSVAYFYEENKHAISSVFPLADLEASILESQLDAGTKLTLESVEIKVR comes from the coding sequence ATCCATGGGCCTACAAGCAATATGAACCTTTACCTCAAAGAGCGTCTTAACATGAGCCTAAGAGGATCCCCCGCCTCGAAGCTGATAAAGGCCTTCCAAAAGTCTCAGAGCCATAAACTCGGATTGAGCCTTTCCCAGTTGGAATCCCAATACTTGGCCGGCGGCGATCCTTTTGCCATAGTCGACCTACTCGTGCAGGCGAGAGAAGACCGCATAGAGTTGGAGTGGTACGGTGCCTGCGCGATAGACCTAGCAACGAAGCACACAGCAGACAGCCTCGCCTTAGCGCTGGCGGGAGCAAAAACAAGTCGACGCTTCACCCTCGAAGCGGAGCTCTCCTCAGCGGGGAAACGACCTTGGCGACTTGAGGCGATCGTCACCCACAGGGTCAACCTCGCTCGATACGTGGGAGGGGCTGACCTTGCTGTGCTCAAAGAGAGAATAAGTAAATCCGTCGCGTATTTTTACGAAGAGAACAAGCACGCAATATCCTCCGTCTTCCCCCTGGCAGACCTTGAAGCAAGCATCTTGGAGAGCCAGCTCGACGCTGGCACCAAACTGACTCTGGAATCTGTTGAAATCAAGGTGAGGTAG